The proteins below come from a single Haemorhous mexicanus isolate bHaeMex1 chromosome 20, bHaeMex1.pri, whole genome shotgun sequence genomic window:
- the LOC132336835 gene encoding myosin heavy chain, skeletal muscle, adult-like, giving the protein MASADAELACFGEAAPYLRKSEKERIEAQNKPFDAKTSVFVVHPKESFVKGKIESREPGKVTVKTEGGETLTVKEDQIFSMNPPKYDKIEDMAMMTHLHEPAVLYNLKERYAAWMIYTYSGLFCVTVNPYKWLPVYNPEVVLAYRGKKRQEAPPHIFSISDNAYQFMLTDRENQSILITGESGAGKTVNTKRVIQYFATIAASGEKKKEEKSGKMQGTLEDQIISANPLLEAFGNAKTVRNDNSSRFGKFIRIHFGATGKLASADIETYLLEKSRVTFQLKAERSYHIFYQIMSNKKPELIEMLLITTNPYDFHYVSQGEVTVPSIDDQEELMATDSAIDILGFTADEKTAIYKLTGAVMHYGNLKFKQKQREEQAEPDGTEVADKAAYLTGLNSAEFLKALCYPRVKVGNEYVTKGQNVTQVNNSVGALAKAMFEKMFLWMVVRINQQLDTKQPRQYFIGVLDIAGFEIFDFNSFEQLCINFTNEKLQQFFNHHMFVLEQEEYKKEGIEWEFIDFGMDLAACIELIEKPMGIFSILEEECMFPKATDTSFKNKLYDQHLGKSNNFQKPKPAKGKAEAHFSLVHYAGTVDYNITGWLEKNKDPLNETVIGLYQKSSVKTLALLFANYGGADAEAGGGGGKKGGKKKGSSFQTVSALFRENLNKLMANLRSTHPHFVRCIIPNETKTPGAMEHELVLHQLRCNGVLEGIRICRKGFPSRVLYADFKQRYRVLNASAIPEGQFMDNKKASEKLLGSIDVDHTQYRFGHTKVFFKAGLIGVLEEMRDEKLAEIMTMIQARCRGFLMRVEYQRMVERRDSIFCIQYNVRSFMNVKHWPWMKLFFKIKPLLKSAESEKEMANMKQEFEKTKEELAKSEAKRKELEEKMVALVQEKNDLQLQVQAEADSLADAEERCDQLIKTKIQLEAKIKEVTERAEEEEEINAELTAKKRKLEDECSELKKDIDDLELTLAKVEKEKHATENKVKNLTEEMAALDETIAKLTKEKKALQEAHQQTLDDLQVEEDKVNTLTKAKTKLEQQVDDLEGSLEQEKKLRMDLERAKRKLEGDLKLAQDSIMDLENDKQQLDEKLKKKDFEISQIQSKIEDEQALGMQFQKKIKELQARIEELEEEIEAERTSRAKAEKHRSDLSRELEEISERLEEAGGATAAQIEMNKKREAEFQKMRRDLEEATLQHEATAAALRKKHADSTAELGEQIDNLQRVKQKLEKEKSELKMEIDDLASNMESVSKAKANLEKMCRTLEDQLSELKTKEEQNQRMINDLNTQRARLQTESGEFSRQVEEKDALISQLSRGKQGFTQQIEELKRHLEEEIKAKNALAHALQSARHDCDLLREQYEEEQEAKAELQRAMSKANSEVAQWRTKYETDAIQRTEELEEAKKKLAQRLQDAEEHVEAVNAKCASLEKTKQRLQNEVEDLMIDVERSNAACAALDKKQKNFDKILAEWKQKYEETQAELEASQKESRSLSTELFKMKNAYEESLDHLETMKRENKNLQQEISDLTEQIAEGGKAIHELEKVKKQIEQEKSELQASLEEAEASLEHEEGKILRLQLELNQVKSEIDRKIAEKDEEIDQLKRNHLRIVDSMQSTLDAEIRSRNEALRLKKKMEGDLNEMEIQLSHANRQAAEAQKNLRNTQAVLKDTQLHLDDALRTQDDLKEQVAMVERRANLLQAEVEELRAALEQTERSRKLAEQELLDATERAQLLHTQNTSLINTKKKLETDISQIQSEMEDTIQEARNAEEKAKKAITDAAMMAEELKKEQDTSAHLERMKKNLDQTVKDLQHRLEEAEQLALKGGKKQIQKLEARVRELEGEVDAEQKRSAEAVKGVRKYERRVKELTYQSEEDRKNVLRLQDLVDKLQMKVKSYKRQAEEAEELSNVNLSKFRKIQHELEEAEERADIAESQVNKLRAKSRDIHGKKIEEEE; this is encoded by the exons ATGGCCTCTGCAGATGCTGAGTTAGCTTGTTTTGGGGAGGCAGCTCCTTACCTCCGAAAATCGGAGAAGGAGAGAATTGAGGCCCAGAACAAACCTTTCGATGCCAAGACATCGGTCTTTGTGGTTCATCCCAAAGAATCCTTTGTGAAAGGCAAAATTGAGAGCAGGGAGCCAGGCAAAGTCACTGTCAAGACTGAAGGGGGAGAG ACTCTGACCGTGAAGGAAGATCAAATCTTCTCCATGAACCCTCCCAAGTATGACAAAATCGAGGACATGGCCATGATGACCCACCTGCACGAACCCGCTGTGCTGTACAACCTCAAAGAGCGTTACGCAGCCTGGATGATCTAC ACCTACTCGGGTCTCTTCTGCGTCACCGTCAACCCCTACAAGTGGCTGCCGGTGTACAACCCCGAGGTGGTGTTGGCCTACCGAGGCAAGAAGCGCCAGGAGGCCCCTCCACACATCTTCTCCATCTCTGACAACGCCTATCAGTTCATGCTGACTG ATCGGGAGAACCAGTCCATCCTGATCAC CGGAGAATCCGGGGCCGGGAAGACTGTGAACACAAAGCGTGTCATCCAGTACTTTGCAACAATTGCAGCCAGtggagagaagaagaaggaggagaaatcaGGCAAGATGCAG GGAACGCTTGAGGATCAAATCATCAGCGCCAACCCACTGCTGGAGGCCTTTGGAAACGCCAAGACCGTGAGGAACGACAACTCCTCACGCTTT GGTAAATTCATCAGAATCCACTTTGGTGCCACAGGCAAACTGGCTTCTGCTGACATTGAAACTT ATCTGCTGGAGAAGTCCAGAGTCACTTTCCAGCTCAAGGCGGAAAGGAGCTACCACATCTTTTATCAGATCATGTCCAACAAGAAGCCGGAGCTCATTG AAATGCTCCTCATTACCACCAACCCCTACGACTTCCACTATGTGAGTCAAGGGGAGGTCACTGTCCCCAGCATTGATGACCAGGAAGAGCTCATGGCTACAGAT AGTGCCATTGACATCCTGGGCTTCACTGCAGACGAGAAAACAGCCATCTACAAGCTAACAGGGGCTGTCATGCACTATGGGAACCTCAAGTTCAAGCAGAAGCAAcgagaggagcaggcagagcctgatgGCACAGAAG TGGCTGACAAGGCTGCCTACCTAACGGGCCTCAACTCAGCTGAATTTCTCAAGGCCTTGTGTTACCCCCGAGTCAAGGTTGGGAATGAATACGTGACCAAAGGTCAAAACGTGACACAG GTGAACAATTCAGTGGGTGCCCTGGCCAAGGCAATGTTTGAGAAGATGTTCCTGTGGATGGTTGTTCGTATCAACCAGCAGCTGGACACAAAGCAGCCCAGGCAGTACTTCATTGGTGTGCTGGACATTGCTGGCTTTGAGATCTTTGAT TTCAACAGCTTTGAGCAGCTGTGCATCAACTTCACCAATGAGAAACTGCAACAGTTCTTCAACCACCACATGTtcgtgctggagcaggaggagtaCAAGAAGGAGGGGATTGAATGGGAGTTCATTGACTTTGGCATGGACCTGGCTGCCTGCATTGAGCTCATTGAGAAG CCCATGGGCATCTTCTCCATCCTGGAAGAGGAGTGCATGTTCCCCAAGGCAACTGACACCTCTTTCAAGAACAAGCTCTATGACCAGCACCTGGGCAAGTCCAACAACTTCCAGAAGCCCAAGCCTGCCAAAGGCAAGGCTGAGGCCCACTTCTCCCTGGTGCACTATGCTGGCACAGTGGACTACAACATCACTGGGTGGCTGGAGAAGAACAAGGACCCTCTGAATGAAACTGTCATTGGGCTGTACCAGAAATCATCTGTGAAGACCCTGGCTTTACTCTTTGCCAACTATGGTGGAGCAGATGCAG aggctggtggtggtggtggcaaGAAGGGAGGCAAGAAGAAGGGTTCTTCTTTCCAGACTGTCTCAGCTCTCTTCAGG GAGAATTTAAACAAGCTGATGGCTAACTTGAGAAGCACTCACCCCCATTTTGTGCGCTGTATCATCCCCAATGAGACTAAAACACCTG GTGCCATGGAGCACGAGCTGGTGCTGCACCAGCTGCGCTGTAACGGCGTGCTGGAAGGGATCAGGATCTGCAGGAAAGGGTTCCCCAGCAGAGTCCTCTATGCTGACTTCAAACAGAG ATACAGAGTACTTAATGCCAGTGCTATTCCAGAAGGTCAGTTCATGGATAACAAGAAGGCTTCAGAGAAGCTTCTTGGGTCCATTGATGTTGACCACACCCAGTACAGATTTGGTCACACCAAG GTGTTCTTCAAAGCTGGACTGATAGGTGTGCTAGAGGAGATGAGAGATGAGAAACTGGCAGAGATTATGACCATGATACAAGCCAGGTGCAGAGGCTTCCTGATGAGAGTGGAGTACCAGAGAATGGTGGAGAGGAG GGACTCCATCTTCTGCATCCAGTACAACGTTCGTTCATTCATGAATGTCAAACACTGGCCATGGATGAAGCTGTTCTTTAAGATCAAGCCCTTGCTGAAGAGTGCAGAGTCTGAGAAGGAAATGGCCAACATGAAACAAGAGTTTGAGAAAACCAAGGAAGAGCTTGCAAAGTCTGAGGCAAAGcggaaggagctggaagagaaaatggtGGCCCTGGTGCAGGAGAAAAATGACCTGCAGCTCCAAGTGCAGGCT GAAGCAGATAGCTTGGCTGATGCTGAGGAAAGGTGTGACCAGCtcatcaaaaccaaaatccagCTGGAAGCCAAAATTAAGGAGGTGACTGAAAGGgctgaagaagaagaggaaattaaTGCTGAGCTGACAGCCAAGAAGAGGAAGCTGGAGGATGAATGTTCAGAGCTGAAGAAAGATATTGATGACCTTGAGCTAACACTGGCCaaggtggagaaggaaaaacacgCCACTGAAAACAAG GTGAAAAACCTGACTGAGGAAATGGCAGCTTTGGATGAGACCATTGCCAAGCTgacaaaggagaagaaagcccTCCAAGAGGCCCATCAGCAGACCCTGGATGACCTGCAGGTAGAGGAGGACAAAGTCAATACTCTGACCAAAGCCAAGACCAAGCTGGAACAGCAAGTGGATGAT CTGGAAGGGTCCCTGGAGCAAGAGAAGAAACTGCGCATGGACCTGGAGAGAGCAAAGAGGAAACTGGAAGGAGACCTGAAGCTGGCCCAAGACAGCATCATGGATTTGGAGAATGATaagcagcagctggatgagAAACTGAAGAA GAAAGACTTTGAAATCAGCCAGATTCAGAGCAAGATTGAGGATGAACAAGCCCTGGGCATGCAATTTCAGAAGAAGATCAAGGAGCTGCAG GCCCGcattgaggagctggaggaggaaattGAGGCAGAGCGAACCTCTCGCGCTAAAGCAGAGAAGCATCGCTCTGACCTGtccagggagctggaggagatcaGCGAGCGCCTGGAAGAAGCAGGAGGGGCCACAGCAGCTCAAATTGAGATGAACAAGAAGCGTGAGGCCGAGTTCCAGAAGATGCGCCGTGACCTGGAAGAGGCCACGCTGCAGCACGAAGCCACGGCTGCCGCCCTGCGCAAGAAGCACGcggacagcacagctgagctgggcgAGCAGATCGACAACCTGCAACGCGTGAAgcagaagctggagaaggagaagagtgAGCTGAAGATGGAGATTGATGACTTGGCCAGCAACATGGAGTCTGTCTCCAAAGCCAAG GCCAACCTGGAGAAGATGTGCCGCACACTGGAAGATCAGCTAAGTGAGCTTAAAACTAAGGAGGAGCAGAATCAGCGCATGATCAACGACCTCAATACGCAAAGAGCACGTCTGCAGACAGAGTCAG gtGAATTTTCCCGCCAAGTGGAGGAGAAAGATGCTCTGATTTCACAGCTGTCCAGGGGCAAGCAAGGATTTACCCAACAGATTGAGGAACTCAAGAGACATCTAGAGGAAGAAATCAAG GCCAAGAATGCCCTGGCCCACGCCCTGCAGTCCGCTCGCCACGACTGTGACTTGCTCCGGGAGCAAtatgaggaggagcaggaggccaaggcagagctgcagcgaGCCATGTCCAAGGCCAACAGCGAAGTGGCCCAGTGGAGAACCAAATACGAGACGGACGCGATTCAGCGCACGGAGGAGCTCGAGGAGGCCAA GAAGAAGCTGGCCCAGCGCCTGCAGGATGCAGAGGAACATGTTGAGGCTGTCAATGCCAAATGTGCCTCCCTGGAAAAGAcaaagcagaggctgcagaatgAAGTGGAGGACCTGATGATTGATGTGGAGAGATCCaatgctgcctgtgctgctctggataAGAAGCAGAAGAACTTTGACAAG ATCCTGGCAGAATGGAAGCAGAAGTATGAGGAAAcgcaggctgagctggaggcCTCGCAGAAGGAGTCGCGCTCTCTCAGCACGGAGCTGTTCAAGATGAAGAATGCCTATGAGGAGTCCTTGGACCACCTGGAAACAATGAAGCGGGAGAACAAGAACTTGCAGC AGGAGATTTCCGACCTCACGGAGCAGATTGCAGAGGGAGGAAAGGCAATTCACGAGCTGGAGAAAGTGAAGAAGCAGATTGAGCAGGAGAAATCTGAACTGCAAGCCTCCCTGGAGGAAGCTGAG GCCTCCCTGGAACATGAGGAGGGGAAGATCCTGCGCCTGCAGCTTGAGCTCAACCAAGTGAAGTCTGAGATTGACAGGAAGATAGCAGAGAAAGATGAGGAGATTGACCAGCTGAAGAGGAACCACCTCAGAATTGTGGACTCGATGCAGAGCACCCTGGATGCTGAGATCAGGAGCAGGAATGAAGCCCTGAGGCTGAAGAAGAAGATGGAGGGAGACCTGAATGAAATGGAAATCCAGCTGAGCCATGCCAACCgccaggctgcagaggcacagaagAACCTGAGGAACACCCAGGCTGTGCTCAAG GACACTCAGCTGCACCTGGACGATGCTCTCAGGACACAGGATGACCTGAAGGAGCAGGTGGCCATGGTGGAGCGCAGAGCAAACCTGCTGCAGGCTGAAGTTGAGGAGCTCcgggcagccctggagcagacGGAGCGGTCGAGGAAAttggctgagcaggagcttcTGGATGCCACTGAACGGGCACAGCTCCTCCACACCCAG AACACCAGCCTGATCAACACCAAGAAGAAGCTGGAAACAGACATTTCCCAGATCCAGAGTGAAATGGAGGATACCATCCAGGAAGCCCGCAATGCTGAGGAGAAGGCCAAGAAGGCCATCACTGAT GCGGCCATGatggcagaagagctgaagaagGAGCAGGACACCAGTGCCCACCTGGAGAGGATGAAGAAGAACCTGGACCAGACAGTGAAGGACCTGCAGCACCGTCTGGAAGAAGCTGAGCAGCTGGCACtgaagggagggaagaagcagaTCCAGAAGCTGGAGGCCAGG GTGCGGGAGCTGGAAGGGGAGGTTGATGCTGAGCAGAAGCGCAGCGCTGAAGCCGTGAAGGGTGTGCGCAAGTACGAGCGGAGGGTGAAGGAACTCACCTACCAG TCtgaggaagacaggaagaatgTCCTGAGGCTGCAGGATCTGGTGGACAAGCTGCAAATGAAAGTGAAATCCTACAAGAGACAAGCTGAAGAGGCT GAGGAGCTGTCCAATGTCAACCTGTCCAAGTTCCGCAAGATCCAGCACGAGCTGGAGGAGGCCGAGGAGCGGGCTGACATTGCAGAGTCACAGGTCAACAAGCTCCGAGCCAAGAGCCGTGACATTCACGGCAAGaagatagaagaagaagagtgA